One segment of Panicum virgatum strain AP13 chromosome 3K, P.virgatum_v5, whole genome shotgun sequence DNA contains the following:
- the LOC120699340 gene encoding autophagy-related protein 101-like isoform X3: MNCVTCQLKELELELTEIRDVLRCILHTIFFHRTLSLVRPKDVDCDFLEITYVQCGLPELEKEVDEKIDLFIAWVEKHPNRRSQVCLSFFDEKHKHPGWFVNKTERIYWEQWFINLHVMSPKRYSKSNSSKGLSNIGENALEETSLRRAALESSINEVLFQIINFANEKKDHIPAIPDRIFNHEIMIPR; this comes from the exons ATGAACTGCGTGACCTGTCAGCTGAAGGAGCTG GAGCTGGAACTGACGGAGATTAGAGATGTCCTGCGAT GCATTTTGCACACCATATTCTTCCATAGAACCCTCAGCCTTGTTCGCCCCAAAGATGTTGACTGTGATTTCCTTGAGATCACTTAC GTACAATGTGGTCTACCAGAACTAGAAAAGGAAGTTGATGAAAAGATAGACCTGTTCATTGCTTGGGTGGAAAAGCACCCAAATCGCAGAAGCCAG GTCTGCCTATCCTTCTTCGATGAGAAACACAAACACCCAGGTTGGTTTGTCAACAAAACTGAGCGTATTTATTGGGAACAATGGTTCATCAATTTACACGTCATGAGCCCAAAAAGATATAGCAAATCAAACAGCTCCAAAGGGCTTTCAAACATTGGAG AGAATGCCTTGGAGGAGACCAGCTTAAGGCGTGCTGCATTGGAGTCTTCAATTAATGAAGTGCTATTCCAGATCATAAATTTTGCCAATGAGAAAAAGGACCACATTCCTGCCATCCCTGACAGAATATTCAATCATGAGATCATGATCCCAAG GTGA
- the LOC120699339 gene encoding uncharacterized protein LOC120699339 yields the protein MNEHGSIMAAHLCQMVGPTREGSHLINFLVNSPEGTYFLESIDASGEVHDAYLLADLLEERIEQIGKDKVVQVVTDNGANYKAAGKLLMDRIPTLFWSPCATHCLDLMLEDIWNLKEFKKTITRARGVANFIYRHGRILSAMREKTNGKEIVRPGATRFATAYLSLKSLYTLKDPLKALFVCDIWTTSKLAKTNAGKKTHDTMLSTEFWNSVEDCLRASAPLLIVLRAADGDEKPAMPEVAALMAEAKEKIKLSFATQNKSGLLKKIMGIIEKRWLNQMDHPLYGAALYLNPGKLFPLIKADDDETVGQLRACFLKVLRRMVPEREIRNKINDQAMDYECQRGDAFSDEMAIENIESKSPLDWWRSYGGLAIDLQRFARRVVGLCASSAGCERNWSTFEQIHTKKRNRLLHKRLNAIVFISYNRKMKTRFQMLRQKKKNIDPLVISHFDWDNEWADSLHVPPQGHRGCELDDGLTWNLVDEVVGASEALRGRNLPRTAHRYNHGEPITYRKRARSSATIVEDDEDEHMGSENEEEEELQDPYDDVDVTDDENSPSNDAEENRDAANSNEFDDGY from the exons ATGAACGAGCATGGAAGCATTATGGCTGCACACTTATGTCAGATGGTTGGACCGACAAGAGAGGGCAGTCACTTGATCAACTTTCTTGTGAATAGCCCAGAGGGGACTTATTTTTTGGAGTCAATTGATGCATCTGGTGAAGTACATGATGCCTATTTGCTAGCTGATCTATTGGAGGAGAGAATTGAGCAGATTGGAAAAGACAAGGTGGTTCAAGTTGTCACTGATAATGGTGCTAACTACAAGGCAGCAGGCAAGCTTCTAATGGATAGGATTCCTACACTGTTTTGGAGTCCTTGTGCTACACATTGCCTGGATCTTATGTTGGAGGACATATGGAATTTGAAGGAATTTAAGAAGACTATTACACGTGCTAGGGGGGTCGCCAATTTCATTTATAGGCATGGGAGAATTCTTAGTGCAATGAGGGAGAAGACAAATGGTAAAGAAATTGTGAGACCTGGTGCCACTCGATTTGCCACTGCATATCTCTCTTTGAAGAGCTTGTATACGCTCAAGGATCCATTGAAGGCCTTATTTGTTTGTGACATATGGACTACCAGCAAGTTAGCAAAAACTAATGCTGGGAAAAAAACACATGACACTATGCTCTCTACTGAATTCTGGAACTCAGTTGAAGATTGCCTTAGAGCTTCAGCCCCACTGCTTATTGTGCTAAGGGCTGCTGATGGTGATGAGAAGCCGGCAATGCCGGAGGTTGCTGCACTAATGGCTGAAGCAAAGGAAAAGATAAAGCTAAGCTTTGCCACTCAAAACAAGTCAGGGCTGCTCAAAAAAATCATGGGAATTATTGAGAAACGTTGGTTGAACCAAATGGATCATCCATTGTATGGGGCTGCGCTGTATTTGAATCCAGGAAAATTGTTTCCCCTCATAAAAGCTGATGATGATGAAACTGTTGGGCAGCTAAGGGCTTGCTTCCTTAAAGTGCTTCGAAGAATGGTACCGGAGAGGGAAATtcggaacaagatcaatgatcAAGCCATGGACTATGAGTGTCAAAGAGGAGATGCATTTTCAGATGAAATGGCTATAGAAAACATTGAATCAAAGAGCCCTC TTGATTGGTGGCGTTCCTATGGTGGCTTGGCCATTGACTTGCAAAGGTTTGCTAGGCGTGTTGTTGGTCTATGTGCTTCCTCAGCTGGCTGCGAGCGAAATTGGAGTACCTTTGAACAA ATCCATACAAAGAAAAGGAACCGGCTGCTACATAAGAGATTGAATGCCATTGTCTTCATTTCATACAACCGCAAGATGAAAACTAGATTTCAAATGTTGCgtcagaagaagaaaaacattGATCCTTTGGTCATTTCACATTTTGATTGGGACAATGAATGGGCTGATTCGTTGCATGTACCTCCTCAAGGTCATCGTGGCTGCGAGTTAGATGATGGTCTCACATGGAATCTTGTTGATGAAGTTGTTGGAGCATCAGAAGCACTTCGTGGTCGCAATCTTCCTAGGACAGCTCATAGATACAACCATGGTGAGCCAATCACTTACAGGAAACGTGCAAGAAGTTCTGCTACAattgttgaagatgatgaagatgaacacATGGGTTCAgagaatgaagaagaggaagagcttCAAGATCCATATGATGATGTAGATGTCACCGATGATGAGAATTCTCCCTCCAATGATGCTGAAGAAAACAGAGATGCTGCTAACTCCAATGAATTTGATGATGGATATTGA
- the LOC120699338 gene encoding uncharacterized protein LOC120699338 produces MMSSSVASQQPPRRRRRLPPTAQPQSPTVTTIHALGDDLLLDIFLRLPSLPSLVRAALACRSFLAAVRSSPAFRRRFRALHPPPLVGFFFETVGRDLPSFSPVRRRSDPDLAAAVRGADVFLTRLPYHEDAYPGWDIKDCHGGCLLLLNRETAQIAAYNPLTRALHLLPTPPNEISKGRRGKFERLNFFLLLSEENPGSFRVITLCHDKSRVRAVVYSSGAREWRILPWSEAAPAQPSGKKRWLLSGTRANGNLYWAHRKEDYMLVLDTTALQFSFIDLPVFLKGQGPIYAIGETKDGKLCMVFIMEFMLFISFWRVDTDGVERWIIDDGFSLEEEILQATEGTRNDDDKLILLVYSVMDGIVYLSPFLCRGNPNLPCWFLSFCLETRKLEKLFHRTSDNNLFPYIMAWPPSLVGTDVSP; encoded by the coding sequence ATGATGTCATCTTCCGTGGCCTCCCAGCaacccccgcggcggcggcggcggttgccgCCGACGGCGCAACCCCAATCCCCCACCGTCACCACCATTCACGCCCTCGGCGACGACCTCCTCCTCGACAtcttcctccgcctcccctCGCTCCCAAGCCTCGtccgcgccgcgctcgcctgccgctccttcctcgccgccgtccgctcctCCCcggccttccgccgccgcttccgcgcGCTCCACCCGCCCCCTCTCGTCGGGTTCTTCTTCGAAACCGTCGGCCGCGACCTCCCCTCCTTCtcgcccgtccgccgccgctccgaccCGGATCTCGCCGCGGCCGTCCGCGGCGCCGACGTCTTCCTCACCCGCCTGCCCTACCACGAAGACGCCTACCCGGGGTGGGACATCAAGGACTGCCACGGCggatgcctcctcctcctcaacagAGAGACCGCGCAGATCGCCGCCTACAACCCCCTCACGCGGGCCCTGCATCTCCTCCCCACTCCGCCCAACGAGATCTCCAAAGGTCGCCGCGGCAAGTTCGAACGCCTGAATTTCTTCCTCTTGTTATCCGAAGAGAACCCTGGCTCGTTCCGGGTGATCACCTTATGCCACGACAAGTCGCGGGTGCGCGCGGTCGTCTACTCGTCGGGTGCTAGGGAGTGGCGAATTCTCCCCTGGTCGGAGGCCGCGCCGGCACAGCCGTCAGGCAAGAAGCGCTGGCTTCTCTCGGGCACGCGGGCAAATGGGAACCTGTACTGGGCGCACAGGAAAGAGGACTACATGCTAGTGCTGGACACCACAGCGCTACAATTCTCCTTCATTGATCTGCCGGTTTTCTTGAAGGGGCAAGGCCCCATCTACGCCATTGGAGAGACCAAGGATGGGAAGCTGTGCATGGTCTTCATAATGGAATTCATGCTGTTCATTTCGTTCTGGAGAGTAGATACTGATGGTGTTGAGAGGTGGATAATTGATGATGGGTTCTCGCTGGAGGAAGAGATTCTTCAGGCTACCGAGGGCACACGGAATGATGATGATAAGCTCATACTTTTAGTGTATTCAGTTATGGACGGCATTGTTTATCTGTCGCCTTTCCTTTGTCGAGGTAATCCCAATTTACCTTGTTGGTTCTTATCATTCTGCCTGGAGACAAGGAAACTGGAGAAGTTATTTCATAGGACATCTGACAACAATCTATTTCCCTACATCATGGCATGGCCTCCTTCTTTGGTAGGCACTGATGTGAGCCCTTGA
- the LOC120699340 gene encoding autophagy-related protein 101-like isoform X1, whose amino-acid sequence MNCVTCQLKELELELTEIRDVLRCILHTIFFHRTLSLVRPKDVDCDFLEITYVQCGLPELEKEVDEKIDLFIAWVEKHPNRRSQVCLSFFDEKHKHPGWFVNKTERIYWEQWFINLHVMSPKRYSKSNSSKGLSNIGENALEETSLRRAALESSINEVLFQIINFANEKKDHIPAIPDRIFNHEIMIPSSSDSVFGWNTDAFRRVLNSGHPYSL is encoded by the exons ATGAACTGCGTGACCTGTCAGCTGAAGGAGCTG GAGCTGGAACTGACGGAGATTAGAGATGTCCTGCGAT GCATTTTGCACACCATATTCTTCCATAGAACCCTCAGCCTTGTTCGCCCCAAAGATGTTGACTGTGATTTCCTTGAGATCACTTAC GTACAATGTGGTCTACCAGAACTAGAAAAGGAAGTTGATGAAAAGATAGACCTGTTCATTGCTTGGGTGGAAAAGCACCCAAATCGCAGAAGCCAG GTCTGCCTATCCTTCTTCGATGAGAAACACAAACACCCAGGTTGGTTTGTCAACAAAACTGAGCGTATTTATTGGGAACAATGGTTCATCAATTTACACGTCATGAGCCCAAAAAGATATAGCAAATCAAACAGCTCCAAAGGGCTTTCAAACATTGGAG AGAATGCCTTGGAGGAGACCAGCTTAAGGCGTGCTGCATTGGAGTCTTCAATTAATGAAGTGCTATTCCAGATCATAAATTTTGCCAATGAGAAAAAGGACCACATTCCTGCCATCCCTGACAGAATATTCAATCATGAGATCATGATCCCAAG CTCATCAGATTCTGTGTTTGGATGGAACACCGACGCCTTTCGGAGAGTGCTGAATAGTGGGCACCCGTACTCACTTTAG
- the LOC120699340 gene encoding autophagy-related protein 101-like isoform X2: MSCDVSRILHTIFFHRTLSLVRPKDVDCDFLEITYVQCGLPELEKEVDEKIDLFIAWVEKHPNRRSQVCLSFFDEKHKHPGWFVNKTERIYWEQWFINLHVMSPKRYSKSNSSKGLSNIGENALEETSLRRAALESSINEVLFQIINFANEKKDHIPAIPDRIFNHEIMIPSSSDSVFGWNTDAFRRVLNSGHPYSL, translated from the exons ATGTCCTGCGATGTGAGTC GCATTTTGCACACCATATTCTTCCATAGAACCCTCAGCCTTGTTCGCCCCAAAGATGTTGACTGTGATTTCCTTGAGATCACTTAC GTACAATGTGGTCTACCAGAACTAGAAAAGGAAGTTGATGAAAAGATAGACCTGTTCATTGCTTGGGTGGAAAAGCACCCAAATCGCAGAAGCCAG GTCTGCCTATCCTTCTTCGATGAGAAACACAAACACCCAGGTTGGTTTGTCAACAAAACTGAGCGTATTTATTGGGAACAATGGTTCATCAATTTACACGTCATGAGCCCAAAAAGATATAGCAAATCAAACAGCTCCAAAGGGCTTTCAAACATTGGAG AGAATGCCTTGGAGGAGACCAGCTTAAGGCGTGCTGCATTGGAGTCTTCAATTAATGAAGTGCTATTCCAGATCATAAATTTTGCCAATGAGAAAAAGGACCACATTCCTGCCATCCCTGACAGAATATTCAATCATGAGATCATGATCCCAAG CTCATCAGATTCTGTGTTTGGATGGAACACCGACGCCTTTCGGAGAGTGCTGAATAGTGGGCACCCGTACTCACTTTAG